A DNA window from Luteibaculum oceani contains the following coding sequences:
- a CDS encoding CUB domain-containing protein, with amino-acid sequence MKRILWTFLGALIALPSVAQNSPEYFMDNQTVNDTIGVLYDDGGPDQNYSAERTYVFTITSSNGKPLNISFREFDIETNEAGNSSACIYDYIEIFDGDQVDETNTTRFCGTDAPADLTTSGASFTVRMVTDGGTERPGFKMLWSTEPLPPPEPPTGGGEEYCEASGPACGDNFFEVRLFNFNDFSNSSEACDAVKGDFIYSDFTDIIIEYNVGNQINISGEIPGSIGTEVVDIYIDWNIDGDFDDDGEVINCANDQAGGFIGVSPGPQNFVTGLSRLRVRGYDPVFGVGTEGPCGETSDGETEDYGFLIRDPQNPFPDCPVLLAPADSSTNTCQNVNLVWTSVEGADAYKVKVVTASGAEFEFADGLTDTTYVLDSLKAQEQYFWTVNAVNSNGESFACDTFNLTVGKANPTVAFSLPEVSICSNTDYVFSATASGGEAPYDYRWSGEAAIRLDDVESDLPNLVDKSPGVDELLIVKVFDNRECSSVPDTLLVTVKNPPSAENMVLADEFICSNESGKVKAFKNGYIYEQSNDKMSWSSYQPNFIGSSDTLLVDIAPGDSIYLRNIAIANGCVDTGSVVFLRKELELPNPVIENISGTTELCSGENFELTVSNYSEGFTWSTGSTQDTISVSNSNEIFVQFTSAAGCILTSDTLSLTVVKPDPEPSIAVLGKLEFCEGDEVILEAANTNVIWSDANQSTTTQLVVSESGFYSYITTVGNCTFNSDTVEVTVNPNPDALTLDFDLPNPICEGRDSVVITGVDNMIWINPSVASKSITIFNSGSYYGFVENRFGCKSLSDTAVIEFNPVPEKPVILNTDTLLYIDANPGDEIFWLRGAQIVLSGVDQDTLVVSENGSYTAVIRNPFGCTSVLSEPFDYAATSINVKGELKNLMMYPNPNNGVFRISGLIEGERYQFEIMGLDGKLLESKSIMGSNSIEFKSDLTPGAYVVKVRSTDGRASLLRLIVK; translated from the coding sequence ATGAAGAGAATTTTATGGACATTTTTAGGTGCTCTGATTGCTTTACCTAGTGTAGCTCAAAATTCACCGGAGTACTTTATGGATAATCAAACCGTAAACGATACCATTGGGGTTTTGTATGATGATGGAGGCCCTGATCAGAATTACTCTGCAGAAAGAACATACGTTTTCACCATAACTTCTTCGAATGGAAAACCATTAAATATCTCATTTAGAGAATTTGATATTGAAACTAACGAGGCTGGAAATTCTTCAGCTTGTATATACGACTACATTGAGATTTTTGATGGTGACCAGGTCGATGAAACTAATACAACGCGTTTTTGTGGTACAGATGCTCCTGCAGATCTTACTACTTCGGGCGCGTCGTTTACAGTAAGAATGGTAACCGATGGAGGAACCGAACGTCCAGGTTTTAAAATGCTTTGGTCAACCGAACCACTACCTCCACCCGAACCTCCTACCGGTGGTGGAGAAGAGTATTGTGAGGCAAGTGGGCCTGCTTGTGGGGATAATTTCTTCGAAGTACGACTTTTTAACTTCAACGATTTTAGCAATTCATCAGAGGCCTGTGACGCGGTTAAGGGGGATTTTATTTATTCAGACTTTACCGATATTATCATCGAGTACAATGTGGGTAATCAAATAAACATTTCAGGAGAGATCCCCGGTTCTATTGGTACCGAAGTTGTAGATATATACATCGATTGGAACATAGACGGTGATTTTGACGACGATGGAGAAGTAATTAACTGCGCAAATGATCAAGCTGGTGGCTTTATTGGTGTTTCACCTGGGCCACAGAATTTTGTAACGGGACTTTCTAGACTAAGAGTTCGAGGATATGACCCTGTTTTTGGGGTTGGAACGGAAGGTCCTTGTGGAGAAACATCCGATGGCGAGACAGAAGATTATGGTTTTCTTATTCGCGATCCTCAAAATCCATTTCCCGATTGTCCAGTGCTTTTAGCTCCGGCTGATAGTAGTACCAATACTTGTCAAAATGTAAATTTAGTTTGGACTTCAGTGGAAGGTGCCGACGCTTATAAAGTAAAGGTGGTTACAGCCTCAGGGGCCGAATTTGAATTTGCTGATGGTTTAACGGACACTACCTACGTGCTGGATAGTTTAAAAGCACAAGAACAATACTTCTGGACTGTTAATGCGGTAAATTCAAACGGTGAAAGTTTTGCCTGCGATACTTTTAATCTAACGGTTGGAAAGGCTAACCCTACGGTAGCTTTTTCACTTCCAGAGGTTTCTATTTGTAGCAATACCGATTATGTTTTTTCCGCAACAGCTTCAGGTGGAGAAGCCCCATATGATTATAGGTGGAGTGGGGAAGCGGCCATTAGATTAGATGATGTGGAGAGCGACCTTCCTAATTTAGTGGATAAAAGTCCAGGTGTAGATGAACTGCTAATCGTTAAGGTATTTGATAACCGAGAGTGTTCCAGTGTACCTGATACTTTATTGGTTACAGTAAAAAACCCACCCAGTGCAGAGAATATGGTTTTGGCTGATGAGTTTATTTGCTCCAATGAATCTGGAAAGGTAAAGGCCTTTAAAAACGGTTATATCTACGAACAAAGTAACGATAAAATGAGTTGGAGCTCTTATCAACCTAATTTCATTGGAAGTTCAGATACTTTGTTGGTTGATATAGCACCTGGGGATTCAATCTATCTTAGAAACATAGCAATAGCCAATGGCTGTGTTGATACCGGTTCAGTTGTTTTCTTGCGAAAAGAGTTAGAGCTACCAAATCCAGTAATAGAAAATATATCGGGAACTACAGAGCTATGTTCTGGAGAAAATTTTGAATTAACCGTTTCCAATTATTCGGAAGGATTTACATGGTCTACCGGTAGCACTCAAGACACTATCAGTGTAAGTAACTCCAACGAAATTTTTGTACAGTTTACGTCAGCTGCGGGATGTATTTTAACTTCAGATACTTTGTCCTTAACAGTGGTTAAACCCGATCCAGAGCCTAGCATTGCCGTTTTGGGAAAGCTTGAGTTCTGCGAAGGCGATGAGGTAATACTAGAAGCGGCAAATACCAATGTAATCTGGTCCGATGCTAATCAGAGCACTACCACTCAGCTGGTGGTTAGCGAATCGGGATTCTATTCTTATATTACAACAGTAGGTAACTGTACTTTCAATTCAGACACGGTGGAGGTTACCGTTAATCCAAATCCTGATGCACTTACGTTGGATTTTGACCTTCCTAATCCCATTTGCGAGGGAAGAGATTCTGTGGTTATTACCGGTGTAGATAATATGATTTGGATAAATCCATCGGTCGCATCCAAGTCCATAACCATTTTTAATTCGGGATCTTACTATGGTTTCGTGGAAAATAGATTTGGTTGCAAAAGCCTTTCGGATACCGCTGTGATAGAGTTTAATCCAGTTCCAGAGAAACCCGTAATTCTTAATACTGATACCCTTTTATACATCGACGCCAACCCTGGGGATGAAATCTTCTGGTTAAGGGGTGCGCAAATTGTTTTAAGTGGAGTAGATCAAGATACTTTAGTTGTAAGTGAAAATGGTAGCTATACCGCGGTTATACGAAATCCATTCGGTTGTACTTCCGTATTGTCAGAGCCATTTGATTACGCTGCAACGAGCATAAACGTCAAAGGCGAATTGAAAAATCTAATGATGTACCCCAATCCAAACAATGGAGTTTTCCGGATTTCTGGTCTTATCGAAGGAGAACGATATCAATTTGAAATTATGGGCTTAGATGGGAAACTGTTGGAGTCTAAATCCATCATGGGAAGTAATTCTATTGAGTTTAAATCAGATTTAACACCGGGGGCATACGTGGTAAAAGTTAGAAGTACTGATGGTAGGGCCAGTTTGTTAAGACTAATAGTAAAATGA
- a CDS encoding 7-carboxy-7-deazaguanine synthase QueE — protein sequence MERFLTLQGEGRYSGYNAYFIRLAGCDVGCVWCDVKESWEVSENQWVSYNTISNWLKEESTGEIVVVTGGEPLMYDLKTLTKTLRERNKRCHIETSGAYKISGDWDWITFSPKKFKAPLPEIYEHCDELKVVVYNKSDLNWAVEHQKKLANPNSVHLLLQPEWSKRDKVTPLIIDFIHKNPEWSLSLQTHKYIGIE from the coding sequence ATGGAACGCTTTTTAACCCTCCAGGGTGAAGGCCGTTATAGCGGGTATAACGCTTATTTTATAAGACTTGCAGGATGTGACGTTGGTTGCGTTTGGTGCGATGTGAAAGAAAGCTGGGAGGTATCTGAAAACCAATGGGTAAGTTACAATACCATTTCAAATTGGTTAAAGGAAGAGTCTACGGGTGAAATTGTTGTGGTGACAGGAGGAGAACCGCTCATGTATGACCTCAAAACACTTACCAAGACACTTAGAGAGCGTAATAAGCGTTGTCACATTGAAACAAGTGGTGCTTATAAAATCAGTGGCGATTGGGACTGGATTACCTTTAGCCCCAAAAAATTTAAGGCACCTTTGCCAGAAATTTACGAGCACTGTGATGAGTTAAAGGTTGTGGTGTACAATAAATCCGACCTAAATTGGGCTGTAGAACACCAGAAAAAATTAGCCAATCCAAATTCGGTACACTTGTTGTTACAACCAGAGTGGAGTAAACGAGATAAAGTAACTCCACTTATTATTGATTTTATTCATAAGAATCCTGAATGGAGTTTGTCTTTGCAAACGCATAAATACATTGGTATAGAATGA
- a CDS encoding OmpA family protein: MRILLVLLGIVALGFNGVYGQVKYTSSDKKAIKYYDESIRAINSNKWDEAANYAKEAIEEDPSFIEPYLILGDFYETTGEYKQGLQALEKAVSIDPHFYPTAYFKMAKYALELEEYDYAAQLIKSYFGYESRRKSLDETAKIIQRNAIFAREAIKQKVDFNPINLGPKINSVHDEYYPALTADDEMLLFTRKIPDARVRGIGNNPGMQEDFFLAKRKSAQEEWDMAFNLNGHINTEYNEGAPTITADGKTMVFTACELYGDLNYGEDRVGYGSCDLFISYNENGAWTKPINLGKSINSNHWETQPSLSADGRVLFFIRGKRNSRRAVENMEIMFSVRMEDGTWSSAVPMPSPINTPGNESSVLIHPDGQTLYFASTGHPGFGGEDLFVTRIGPDGEWTEPENLGYPINTSKNENSLLVSSSGDVAYFASNREGGYGGLDLYSFKLPEGLRPVPVSFTKGFVYDEETKKPLEANFKLLDLESGNLIVESKSDAKGEFLVTLPSNKDYALEVEKDGYLFYSENFSLAENPDRSEPRYLEIGMSAVRPGESVVLNNIFFSSGKYDLKKSSEVELNKLFDFLRKNADLRIAIEGHTDNVGEESDNQLLSENRAKAVYDYLVAKGISKERLKYIGYGESKPVASNDTEEGRAKNRRTVFTVL, translated from the coding sequence ATGAGAATTTTATTGGTTTTATTGGGGATCGTCGCGTTAGGTTTCAACGGTGTATACGGGCAAGTAAAGTACACATCGAGCGATAAAAAAGCGATTAAGTACTACGACGAATCCATTAGGGCAATTAATTCCAATAAATGGGATGAAGCTGCGAATTATGCAAAGGAAGCCATAGAGGAAGATCCCTCCTTTATTGAACCTTACCTAATTCTTGGAGACTTCTACGAAACCACTGGTGAATACAAACAAGGGTTACAAGCCCTAGAAAAAGCGGTAAGTATAGATCCTCATTTTTATCCTACTGCCTATTTTAAGATGGCTAAGTATGCCTTGGAACTGGAAGAGTATGATTATGCAGCGCAATTAATTAAAAGCTACTTTGGTTACGAGTCCAGAAGGAAGTCCCTTGACGAGACCGCCAAAATCATTCAACGTAACGCAATTTTTGCAAGAGAGGCCATAAAACAGAAGGTAGATTTTAACCCTATTAACCTAGGACCAAAAATTAATTCAGTTCACGACGAATATTACCCAGCACTTACGGCGGATGATGAAATGTTACTCTTCACTAGAAAAATTCCAGATGCCAGAGTTAGGGGGATTGGAAATAACCCAGGGATGCAGGAAGATTTCTTTCTAGCTAAGCGTAAAAGTGCCCAAGAAGAATGGGATATGGCCTTTAACTTAAATGGACACATTAACACCGAGTATAACGAAGGGGCTCCAACCATAACTGCAGACGGAAAAACTATGGTTTTTACGGCCTGCGAGCTTTATGGAGATCTTAACTATGGTGAGGATAGGGTTGGTTATGGTTCTTGTGATCTTTTTATATCCTACAACGAAAATGGGGCATGGACCAAACCTATTAACCTAGGTAAATCTATAAACTCCAATCATTGGGAAACACAACCTAGTTTATCGGCTGATGGAAGGGTTTTGTTTTTTATTAGAGGGAAAAGGAATAGTAGGAGAGCGGTTGAGAACATGGAAATTATGTTTTCTGTGCGGATGGAAGATGGTACCTGGAGTTCAGCGGTGCCTATGCCTAGCCCTATAAATACTCCGGGTAATGAAAGTTCCGTGCTTATTCATCCAGATGGGCAAACGCTTTATTTTGCATCTACTGGGCATCCTGGTTTTGGAGGCGAAGACTTGTTTGTTACGCGCATTGGACCCGATGGGGAGTGGACGGAACCAGAGAATTTAGGATACCCCATAAATACCTCGAAAAACGAAAATTCTCTTTTGGTTTCCAGTTCTGGAGACGTAGCTTATTTTGCCTCGAATAGAGAAGGGGGATATGGCGGTTTAGATTTATATAGTTTCAAGTTGCCAGAAGGATTACGACCTGTGCCTGTAAGCTTTACTAAAGGTTTTGTATACGATGAGGAAACCAAAAAGCCACTTGAGGCAAACTTTAAACTGCTAGACCTTGAAAGCGGAAATCTAATCGTGGAGTCTAAAAGTGATGCCAAGGGAGAATTCTTGGTTACACTTCCGTCCAATAAAGACTATGCCCTTGAGGTAGAGAAGGATGGGTATTTATTTTATTCGGAAAACTTTTCTCTAGCTGAAAATCCAGATAGATCTGAGCCTAGATATCTAGAAATTGGAATGTCAGCGGTTAGACCCGGAGAAAGTGTAGTGTTGAACAACATTTTCTTTTCAAGCGGGAAATACGATTTAAAGAAATCTTCGGAAGTGGAACTAAACAAATTGTTCGATTTCTTGAGGAAAAATGCTGATTTACGAATTGCCATCGAAGGACACACCGATAATGTAGGGGAGGAAAGCGATAACCAATTGCTATCCGAAAATCGTGCTAAAGCAGTTTATGATTACCTAGTAGCCAAGGGAATTTCAAAAGAAAGATTAAAGTACATTGGTTACGGTGAAAGCAAACCTGTTGCCTCGAACGATACGGAAGAGGGAAGGGCTAAAAACAGGCGCACAGTATTCACCGTACTATAG
- a CDS encoding DoxX family protein, translated as MSKRFKWLPKRHYADLTVLSLRLFSGLFMLTHGIPKFERLIDGNLKFADPFGFGPELSLFFTVFAEVICASFVALGFLTRAAVIPLITVMLVAVFFIHIHDPLAQKELGLFYLLMYLLIYFKGPGKFSVDYILFKKESSR; from the coding sequence ATGAGCAAAAGATTTAAGTGGTTACCCAAAAGACACTATGCCGATTTAACCGTTTTAAGCCTGAGATTATTTTCAGGGTTATTCATGCTAACGCATGGTATTCCAAAATTTGAAAGGCTAATAGATGGTAATCTGAAATTTGCAGATCCATTTGGATTTGGACCGGAATTATCGCTGTTCTTTACTGTTTTTGCCGAAGTTATATGTGCCTCTTTTGTTGCTTTGGGATTCCTAACCAGAGCTGCTGTAATCCCATTAATTACGGTGATGCTCGTGGCAGTATTTTTTATTCATATCCACGATCCACTTGCCCAAAAGGAGCTGGGATTATTTTACTTGCTTATGTATCTCTTAATTTACTTTAAGGGACCTGGTAAATTCTCTGTTGATTACATCCTCTTTAAAAAGGAAAGTTCTAGATAA
- the kdsA gene encoding 3-deoxy-8-phosphooctulonate synthase, with product MSISRIPGIKHTDSGNFFILAGPCAIEGKDIAMEIAGELKFLCDKYQIPLIFKGSYRKANRSRLDSFTGIGDEKALKILKEVRDSFDVPVVTDIHTAEEAKMAADYVDVIQIPAFLCRQTDILVAAAETGKHVNIKKGQFLSPEAMHFAVDKVRETGNPNVFVTDRGTMFGYHDLIVDFRSIPVMQKSCSSPVVIDITHSQQKPNQSSGVTGGDPNMIETIAKCSIAAGADGLFLETHPRPEEAKSDGANMLKLEKLEPLLKKLTAIRSAII from the coding sequence ATGAGCATTTCAAGAATTCCAGGCATTAAACACACAGACAGTGGAAATTTCTTCATCCTTGCTGGGCCTTGTGCCATAGAAGGAAAAGATATTGCTATGGAGATAGCTGGTGAATTAAAGTTTCTTTGTGATAAGTACCAAATTCCTTTAATTTTTAAAGGCTCCTACAGAAAGGCAAACCGAAGTAGATTGGATAGCTTTACTGGGATTGGTGATGAAAAAGCGCTTAAAATTTTAAAAGAAGTAAGAGATTCATTTGACGTTCCTGTAGTTACCGACATTCACACAGCAGAGGAAGCAAAAATGGCTGCAGACTATGTGGATGTGATTCAAATTCCTGCTTTTTTATGTCGCCAAACCGATATTTTGGTGGCTGCCGCCGAGACTGGAAAGCACGTAAACATAAAAAAGGGACAATTCTTAAGTCCAGAAGCCATGCATTTTGCGGTAGATAAGGTACGTGAAACTGGTAACCCCAACGTTTTTGTAACAGACAGAGGAACTATGTTTGGGTATCATGACCTTATTGTGGACTTTAGGTCTATACCCGTAATGCAGAAATCTTGTTCTAGCCCAGTTGTTATTGATATTACACATTCCCAACAAAAACCTAATCAGAGCTCAGGAGTAACGGGAGGAGATCCCAACATGATTGAGACCATTGCAAAATGTTCGATTGCCGCCGGCGCTGACGGACTATTTCTGGAAACTCATCCAAGACCAGAAGAAGCAAAATCTGACGGAGCCAATATGCTAAAGCTTGAAAAACTGGAGCCCCTACTTAAAAAATTGACTGCAATTCGCAGTGCTATTATCTAG